One Deltaproteobacteria bacterium genomic window, TGTTAGGACAGATGCTTTTCCTGGTAATGGCCACATACTCCACCCGTGGGTTCACCTTGCGCAACGCGTGGAGGATGCCTGTCTCAGTACCTATGAGCAGCATCTTGCCGTTATAATCCCGTGCATAGCGCAGCATGCCCCCCGTAC contains:
- the nadA gene encoding quinolinate synthase NadA, which encodes TGGMLRYARDYNGKMLLIGTETGILHALRKVNPRVEYVAITRKSICPNMKRISLEKVLRSLEELEPRIEVPAKIRKKALSAVEKMLAI